CTAATGTATGTAGCTATTACTCTAAGGGAAGAGACAGGACAGGAGGTCTGCTGCATTCCACTTACAAGGAGTTCTCAAAAGGCACTTTCTTCTCTGAGATCTCCCCACTTAAACAATGCTGTACCATCACTAAGCAGCTGCTGAATCATAATAAGGTAGAAGCCTGCCACAGAAAACTTGGCTCTCTGGCAAGTACTTTCCTAGGGAAGCTCTGAGAGGACACGTGAAGGACATTCCCCAGTTGTGGACCCTGTACCTTATGTTAGAGGTGGGAGTGCTGCCATTTACCTACTGCCTCAACCTACTGGTTTCTGCACCCCAACAGAAGTGAGCTTTTCTGTGTCTGAGAATGCAGATGTTGCTCTAGGGTCAGCCACCTTACAGATGCTAGCTTACAGATGCTCTGCTCTTACTAGTCACGGCAGTGGAACTGTATCAGACTCAGGGACTGCAAGAAGCAGCACATAGATGCCTGTCACCAACAAGTACAGCCTTTCCAGAGTGGAAAGAGGAGCTGTCCCCAAGTGCCCATAGAAAAAGCCTGAGACTTAGTTGTGTCAATCCAAGacctgaaatattaaaaagagcTTAAGAATCAGTAAGAGATACTAAAAGAGTTACAACTGGTAGCTGTCTCTCAAACATCCACATCCTTGCTTCTGCTTGTTCCCTATCTTGTGCTGATTTCCATCTCTTCCCCATACACAGCTTCTACAGCTGATTTCTTGCAGCTGCCCAGCATCTTTTACTCACCTCTTTTACCTGAATCAACACATTAGGCATTGTCATTGCATGTCTTCCCATTTGCTGCAGCTGGCTTCTAATCCAGCAACCCATCCTTGCTAAAAATATGCCAGAACTCTTCTGACAGATGCTATCCAGAGTGATCAAACTGAAGACCTTACAGATAACCGTGCAATTAAACGGGCAAAATGAGAAGCAGCTTATGATCCTGCACCATAGAACTCCACCAATTCCCATTTCAACTTCCTTAGTTAGAATTATGGGGGCTCACAAACATTATTCTTTTCATTGGACAGAATCAAATGCCCCTCTGCCAGAATGGCTTTCCAAAAGACAACACCCTGGGAAAAAGTACCTAAGTGACCTGGAGAAGAGACAACATCCTGGAAAAAGAGATGTTGAGCAAGATGCATCTTACGGAGACATTCAGAAGCGGCAGCATccagggaaaagagagagagaagatgaCCTTGATGGCTATCTGGAGCTGACAAAGCGACAACATCCTGGCAGAAGGTCACTGTCAGATCAGCCTGCTAACATTCCTAATACACAGCTAACCTACTTGAATGAGTTATCCAAAAGACAGCACCCAGGCAGAAGGTATCTGATGTACAAGCTCCAGCATCCTAGCAAAAGAGGCTGGAATGATGACGTAGACATAAATGATCAATATGGTGAGAAACACCAGGATCCTAGAAAAAGGTACTGGAATTCTGAAAGCCTAGATGATGCAGGCCCCTGCACCTTTCAGGAGTCCTTCACCTGTAACAAAGGCAGCTTGTTGCTCAATTTAGTAGAAAATGTTAGCAAATACAGGGTAGAAGAAAAACGTCAGCACCCAGGAAAGTGATCAGCATGGGAAAGTGAAACAGAAGTATGAGAAATTAATTGTGTATCATTTGCATTTGGTGAAGTAAACTGTCAGATTACTAAAAAACTCTGTTCACTCCCTTTTGGCTTCCTGCTGCTGATCTCTGCACCCATCCTTCAGTGAGTTAATGTTCCCAGATAAGGTAATGGCTTTGTCACACACCTAAAGCTAAAGGACCCAGTTGAATGAGACAAGCAAGTACCGAGAGTCTTCAGCTCCCCCACTTTAGGAAGTCACAAATGCTCATTTCCCTATGGGCTCAGATCCCAGAATAACCTCACTATGTGTGTAAAATTGTCTGTTCCCAAATCACTAAACCaggcttttaaatacctgttCTGATGCTACTAAACTGTAATAGTTATATGGTTCCCTCTCATGTCAATGAGATCAGTAAATTAAtaaagatggaggaaaaaacctcaacatacgccaattattttaaaattaaattggaCAGGTTTTCAATTCTAAACGATACATTAATGAGATCTGAACCCCTGTGCATTACAATCTGTCCAGACAATATGCACTAAACAGAGATAGGAACTGTTCCAACCACAACAGAGTAGATGATTGACTTCATAGTTTGACTTGGAGCTGACTCTTGTCATCTAAGTGTCTGCACAGTGCAAAAGGTTATGGCATCCCAGATCATCTCAACTGCAAGCTGTGAACCTGACTGTGTACATCGCACACTAGAACTCCCACCCTGGTGTGTCTACATTTCAGTCATGCTACTCAAAATCATGCCTTCTCCTCAGTGgacaattaaaaatgaaacaagcagACATCCTTTTATTCCAATAAGGATTTCTGATTTCTCTCCTCTCAAGGCAATGCTTTTACTTTCTGTGGTCAGACTCCCAAAAGCATTTATTTGATATGAATGATTCAATAAACTTCAACAGTCAACTCTGGATGTTCTTATTGGTTGTGTAAACATCTTGTAATGCAGGGAAAAACATTAAACCAATCCaaggtaaataaaaataaataagttaaTATCCAAAGGAAAAGGGCGGAAAAGGATTCTCAGGGATTCCTGCACAGGGGTGGGACCACTTGTGAAAGATCCCCTTCCAAGGTGTGTCAGCCTTTACCTTAAAGGGCAATACACAGACTTCATTCAGAAGCACACGTACAGGTCCTGACGCTGCCCTGAGACATCCATGAACAGGAAACAGAATAATTTGGAGACTGAAACATGAGCCAAAAGTCTTGAGCTTCTGTCAATGACCTGGGTTTGAAAATCCTAGGCACTCAAAAGAGGATGACCCTGGAAACAGAACTGAATACATGACAACTTTTTGTATCATATTTCCCATGTAGAGAACTGTCTAAAGACCCCACAAATCTGCTACTGAAACACCATAAAAATACAACCATCACTGCCAAGTAGCCTTAAAGGTGACAGCCCTGACAGAAATCCCAAGAGGATGAAGTAGGATGCTCTTACCCTTTCACAGATATTTGTCTAGTTGGAGTTCTCTTTAATCCTGGGGTGCCTGCACCGACATTATTATTTTGCTTATGCTAAACACGGCTCATGGAGCTACATTATCTCATGATAAAACTTACAGATAGAGCTACAAGTGCAACCAAGGAAATGATAAAATTAATCACCCAATAAAAATTCTGCAGGTAGGTTAGAActtccagatgtggccttactaGGGTGgagcagaagaacctccctcgacctgctagacacactcttcttgatgcccccaggatgccattggccttcttgcccataagggcacactgctgctcatgtttagtttgctgcccaccagaactcccaggtccctctccccagagctgccctcTAGGTCAGTCCTCAGCCTGCACTGGTGGAGGgaattgttccttcccaggcacacttgcctttgttgaacctcatgaggttcctctcggcccaactctcagcctgtccagatcacactgaatggcagcacagcttctgGATACTAATTCATTAATAGTTT
This window of the Colius striatus isolate bColStr4 chromosome 15, bColStr4.1.hap1, whole genome shotgun sequence genome carries:
- the TRH gene encoding thyrotropin releasing hormone, with protein sequence MTSIQLSLLLLCLTSCGVCLDGGQPLPEGSENMGQTPLDDILQRPESLILQSVLKKAEREEETNRESNAPLPEWLSKRQHPGKKYLSDLEKRQHPGKRDVEQDASYGDIQKRQHPGKREREDDLDGYLELTKRQHPGRRSLSDQPANIPNTQLTYLNELSKRQHPGRRYLMYKLQHPSKRGWNDDVDINDQYGEKHQDPRKRYWNSESLDDAGPCTFQESFTCNKGSLLLNLVENVSKYRVEEKRQHPGK